GTGGCGTACAGCAAGAGCGAGGCGAAGATCACGGTAGTGAAGGTCCCCGACAAGCCTGGGATCGCCGCGAAGATCTTCAAGCCGCTGTCCGAGGCGAACGTCGTGGTCGACGTCATCGTCCAGAACGTGTCGGTCACCGGGTTCACCGACCTGACCTTCACGGTCGGCCGCACCGACTACAAGAAGGCGATGAAGATCACGGAAAAGGTGGCCCGGGAGGTCGGTGCGGAAAAGGTCGTCGGCGACGACAAGATCGCCAAGGTGTCCATCGTCGGGATGGCGATGCGTTCCCATTCGGGAGTCGCCACCAAGGTGTTCGAGACGCTGGCGGGCGACGGGATCAACATCCTCGGGATCACCACTTCCGAGATCAAGATCTCCGTTCTGATCGAGGAGAAGTACACGGAGCTCGCGGTCCGCGTGCTCCACGGAGCGTTCGAGCTGGGGAAACCGGCCTGAAAGCGCCGCATCTATAAAGGGAAACGGAAAGCCACCGGGGAGCCAAATGAAAAAGGTGCAGCTGTACGACACGACGCTACGGGACGGGACGCAGTCGCAGGAGGTGTCCCTGTCGGTCCTCGACAAGCTGAAGGTCGCCGAGAAGCTCGACGAGTTCGGCATCCACTACATCGAGGGCGGGTACCCCGGCAGCAATCCCAAGGACAAGGAGTTCTTCGAGCTTGCCCGGAAGATCCGGTGGAAGAACTCGGTCATGTGCGCGTTCGGGATGACCCGGCGGGTCGGCAAGAAGGTGGAAGAGGATTCGATGATCCGGGTGATCCTCGCCGCCGGCACCCCGGTGGTCACGGTGGTGGGAAAATCGTGGGACTTCCACGTGATCGAGGCGCTCCGCACGACGCTCGACGAGAACCTCCACGCGGTGAAGGAGACGATCGCGTACCTGAAGCGCCACGCGGGGACGGTGTTCTTCGACGCGGAGCACTTCTTCGACGGGTACAAGAACAACCCGAAATACACGATGAAGGTGCTGTCGGCGGCGGCCGACGCGGGCGCCGACTGCCTGGTGCTGTGCGACACCAACGGCGGATCGATGCCTTCGGAGGTGGCGCAGATCGTCCGGGAGGTGCGCAAGGCGACCCGGATCCCGATCGGTATCCACACGCACAACGACGGCGAGATGGCGGTCGCCAACACCCTGGCGGCGGTGGAGCAGGGGGCCACCCAGGTGCAGGGGACGATCAACGGGTACGGCGAGCGGTGCGGGAACGCGAACCTTTGCTCGATCATCCCGGCGCTCCAGCTCAAGATGGGCCAGGAGGTGCTCCCCAAGGGGCAGATGAAGAAGCTCTACACCCTTTCCCGGTTCGTCGCCGAGGCGGCCAACATGAAGCACTGGCTGCACCAGCCGTACGTGGGGGACGCCGCGTTCGCCCACAAGGGCGGGATGCACGTGTCCGCGATCCGCAGGCATCCGAAGACGTACGAGCACCTCGAGCCGGAAGTCGTGGGAAACCGGCGCCATGTGCTGATCTCCGACCTGGCGGGGCGCAGCAACATCCTCTCCAAGATCCAGGAGCGGGGTCTCAAATTCAACACGAAGGACCCCAACACGGAAAAGATCCTGGACGAGATCAAGGAGCTCGAGCACAAGGGATACCAGTTCGAGGGGGCCGACGCCTCCTTCGAGCTCCTCGCGCGAAGGGCGCTCGGCGAGCACGAACCGTTTTTCGAACTGAAAGGGTTCCGGGTGATCGACGAAAAGCGGTCCGAGGGGGAGGCCCCGATCGCCGAGGCCACGATCATGATCGCGGTCGACGGGAAGGTCGAGCACACCGCGGCGCTGGGGAACGGCCCCGTGAACGCCATGGACAACGCCCTGCGGAAGGCGCTCGAGAAGTTCTATCCGGAAGTTTCCGAAGTCCGGCTTCTGGACTACAAGGTCCGCGTCATCCAGCAGACCGGGACCGGCTCCTCGGTACGCGTCTTGATACAGTCCGGGGACAAGGAGTCGAACTGGGGGACCGTCGGCGTCTCGCACAACATCATCGAGGCGTCGTGGCAAGCCCTGGTCGACAGCATCCGGTTCAAGCTCTGGAGGACGCGGCGTGGCCAACCGGGGGAATCCGGGTCGTAGCTGGCTGCTGATTTCCACGATTCTGCTGGTCTGGAATGTCGGGTCCTCCGCCCGGCAGCTCTGGAGTTCCGCTCCATTCCTCAATTCGTCCTCGCCGTATGCGATCGGAGGCATTTCCGGCGGGAATGTGTCTCTGCTCCCCGCATCCGACAACGTCAGCGCCCGATTGGGCCCTCTCTCCTTGCGTCAAAAATATCTCTTAGGAAAACGGATAGATATAAACGTGGCGACTATTGAGGAGATTTCGGAGTTGCCGGGGATCTCCGACGTCGCAGCCAGGGAGCTGGTGGAGGAAAGGAGGCGGATCGGGAGGTTCCGGTCCCCCGAGGAGCTGCTGGCGGTCCGTGGAATCAAGGAGAAACGGCTGAAGAAAATCCTTCCATTTCTGACCGGATTGCCGAATAATTGACCGGTATTGTCTTATAATCGTTCCATAAGAAGGGGGCAAGGATGTTCGAGCGGATCCGAAACGACATCAAGGTCATCTTCGAGCGGGACCCGGCGGCGCGCAGCGTGCTGGAGATCTTCCTCTGCTATCCGGGGTTCCACGCCGTGCGCTTCCACACGCTGGCCCACTGGCTCTGGAAGAAGGACGTGAAGGTCCTCGCCCGCTTCGTTTCCCACATCGGCCGTTCCGTGACCGGGATCGAGATCCACCCGGGAGCGACCATCGGGGAAGGGTTCTTCATCGACCACGGGATGGGGGTGGTGATCGGGGAGACCTCCGAGATCGGCAGGAACGTGACCCTCTACCACGGGGTGACCCTGGGGGGAACGAGCTGGAACAAGGGGAAGCGGCACCCGACCATCGGCGACAACGTGATCGTCGGCGCGGGCGCCTCCATCCTGGGGAACATCCGCATCGGGGAGAATTCGAAGATCGGGTCGGGGTCGGTGGTGAACCGGGAGGTCCCGCCGAATTCCACCGTCGTGGGGATTCCGGGCCGGATCGTCTACCGGGAAGGGAACGTCTACAACGATCCCACCGGCGTGGCCGGGACGCCCGATCCGGAGGGAAAGGCGATCCAGTGCCTGACCGAGCAGATCCAGGCGCTGGAGAAGAAGGTGGAGGAACTTTCGAAGGAGCGGGGGGAGGCGAAGGAACGAACGGCGGAGAGGTCGGCGTCGTGAAGATCACCTCGCGGGGAAGGTACGCGGTGATGGCGCTGGTGTCGCTGGCGTCGGCGTCCCGCGGGAACCCGGTTCCGATCCAGGCGATCGCGAAGCGGGAGGCGATCCCGGAGCCTTACCTGCAGCAGTTATTCCTGCGCCTGCGGAAGAAGAACATCGTGAAAAGCGTTCGCGGCCCCGGCGGCGGCTTCATCCTCGCGAGGCACCCGTCCGAGATTACGGTGGGGGAGATCATCCGGACGGCGGAGGGGAAGCCGGCCCGGGTCGGGTGCCGACAGCCCGGGCGCCGGTGCGACATGATCGAGAAGTGCCGCACCCAGGGGATGTGGGACGCGCTCGAGGGGAGGA
This window of the Deltaproteobacteria bacterium genome carries:
- the cysE gene encoding serine O-acetyltransferase, with the protein product MFERIRNDIKVIFERDPAARSVLEIFLCYPGFHAVRFHTLAHWLWKKDVKVLARFVSHIGRSVTGIEIHPGATIGEGFFIDHGMGVVIGETSEIGRNVTLYHGVTLGGTSWNKGKRHPTIGDNVIVGAGASILGNIRIGENSKIGSGSVVNREVPPNSTVVGIPGRIVYREGNVYNDPTGVAGTPDPEGKAIQCLTEQIQALEKKVEELSKERGEAKERTAERSAS
- a CDS encoding citramalate synthase gives rise to the protein MKKVQLYDTTLRDGTQSQEVSLSVLDKLKVAEKLDEFGIHYIEGGYPGSNPKDKEFFELARKIRWKNSVMCAFGMTRRVGKKVEEDSMIRVILAAGTPVVTVVGKSWDFHVIEALRTTLDENLHAVKETIAYLKRHAGTVFFDAEHFFDGYKNNPKYTMKVLSAAADAGADCLVLCDTNGGSMPSEVAQIVREVRKATRIPIGIHTHNDGEMAVANTLAAVEQGATQVQGTINGYGERCGNANLCSIIPALQLKMGQEVLPKGQMKKLYTLSRFVAEAANMKHWLHQPYVGDAAFAHKGGMHVSAIRRHPKTYEHLEPEVVGNRRHVLISDLAGRSNILSKIQERGLKFNTKDPNTEKILDEIKELEHKGYQFEGADASFELLARRALGEHEPFFELKGFRVIDEKRSEGEAPIAEATIMIAVDGKVEHTAALGNGPVNAMDNALRKALEKFYPEVSEVRLLDYKVRVIQQTGTGSSVRVLIQSGDKESNWGTVGVSHNIIEASWQALVDSIRFKLWRTRRGQPGESGS
- a CDS encoding helix-hairpin-helix domain-containing protein, which gives rise to MSLLPASDNVSARLGPLSLRQKYLLGKRIDINVATIEEISELPGISDVAARELVEERRRIGRFRSPEELLAVRGIKEKRLKKILPFLTGLPNN
- a CDS encoding ACT domain-containing protein codes for the protein VAYSKSEAKITVVKVPDKPGIAAKIFKPLSEANVVVDVIVQNVSVTGFTDLTFTVGRTDYKKAMKITEKVAREVGAEKVVGDDKIAKVSIVGMAMRSHSGVATKVFETLAGDGINILGITTSEIKISVLIEEKYTELAVRVLHGAFELGKPA
- a CDS encoding Rrf2 family transcriptional regulator; the encoded protein is MKITSRGRYAVMALVSLASASRGNPVPIQAIAKREAIPEPYLQQLFLRLRKKNIVKSVRGPGGGFILARHPSEITVGEIIRTAEGKPARVGCRQPGRRCDMIEKCRTQGMWDALEGRIEEFLDSMSVEDLFEGRGEPRQGVGA